The following proteins are co-located in the bacterium genome:
- a CDS encoding DUF3592 domain-containing protein: MKNNSGGGIFAGFILLLLVLLGPCVLTLGILDLRNCMKSSKWPLTNGRILVSEVTQRESTDSDQRRYTVYGSRIEFEYWVGQQRYVSDNIRAARLWDSSSSRLTERLVGRYPRGREVNPGYDPQSPQLAVLEPGIHAGDLGLIYFGAPFTMVSAYFISLPFRKRKSRKNAGTISRYASRVLRFIRKILFCRGFSQGVDSPNGQYTAIFGKRSIEHSPHQPEVAFECSVEMEEQDDSVVLFSITIEQAKALPNLLQINIEDIVKWDPTSALVVFKVTEPPIIVKAKELASQHRQAKTACLFILPLSQNAKYMNKQGATR, from the coding sequence ATGAAAAATAATTCAGGTGGCGGAATTTTTGCGGGATTCATTCTGCTATTGCTTGTTCTCTTGGGGCCGTGCGTATTGACACTGGGAATTTTGGACCTTCGCAATTGCATGAAGAGTTCGAAGTGGCCATTGACCAATGGGCGCATACTGGTTAGCGAAGTAACTCAGCGGGAGTCTACCGATTCAGATCAGCGTCGATACACTGTCTATGGATCCAGAATTGAGTTTGAATATTGGGTTGGCCAACAGCGATATGTATCGGACAATATTCGTGCAGCACGCCTGTGGGACTCCTCGTCCAGCCGATTGACCGAAAGACTCGTTGGGCGATACCCAAGAGGGCGGGAGGTCAATCCAGGTTACGATCCCCAGTCTCCACAATTGGCGGTACTCGAGCCGGGTATACATGCTGGCGATCTCGGCCTGATCTATTTTGGCGCGCCTTTTACCATGGTGTCTGCGTATTTCATCAGCCTGCCGTTTCGCAAACGGAAATCCAGAAAAAATGCGGGCACCATTAGTAGATATGCAAGTCGTGTGCTGCGCTTTATCCGGAAAATCCTATTTTGTCGTGGTTTCTCTCAAGGAGTAGACTCGCCGAATGGGCAGTATACCGCCATTTTTGGTAAGCGATCTATCGAGCATTCGCCGCACCAACCGGAGGTGGCCTTTGAATGTTCGGTCGAAATGGAGGAACAAGACGACTCTGTCGTCCTCTTCTCTATAACCATTGAACAAGCCAAGGCATTGCCCAATCTTTTGCAGATAAATATCGAAGATATAGTGAAGTGGGATCCGACTTCTGCGCTGGTCGTTTTCAAGGTGACTGAGCCCCCAATTATCGTTAAAGCGAAGGAGCTGGCGTCCCAACACCGGCAGGCAAAGACGGCCTGTTTATTTATTTTGCCTTTGTCGCAGAATGCCAAATATATGAATAAACAAGGGGCAACCCGATGA
- a CDS encoding type II toxin-antitoxin system YafQ family toxin translates to MKKVSQTTQFARDIKKMRKRGKDLAKLKAIVRQLVSGTPLDPKHRDHPLVGEWKPSHDCHVEPDWILIYTADNDSLRLERTGTHSDLFR, encoded by the coding sequence ATGAAGAAGGTCTCGCAGACCACCCAGTTCGCCCGTGACATCAAGAAGATGAGGAAACGCGGGAAGGATCTGGCAAAACTCAAGGCGATTGTGCGACAACTCGTCTCGGGAACACCACTCGATCCAAAGCACAGAGATCATCCCCTTGTCGGAGAGTGGAAGCCCTCGCACGATTGCCACGTGGAACCCGACTGGATCCTGATTTACACTGCTGACAATGATTCACTGAGGCTTGAACGAACCGGGACACATTCGGACTTGTTCAGATAA
- a CDS encoding PQQ-binding-like beta-propeller repeat protein yields MGNRAKEFFPVLAIVVAGVAVSAMLLAWWRGSTGDAALLSRRLPLPGELPSAATATIPGETVNIGEKFATFPGIPALAAGAWPGFRGSNHDNIAPVQETLANTWPPGGPPVLWTVDLGEGYAGPAILNGRAYLLDYDASENADSLRCFSMDDGREIWRRWYKVHIKRNHGISRTVPAVSDEVVVTIGPRCHVMCVDAKTGAFRWGIDLEKDWGTTTPMWYTGQCPLLTDNQAIIAVGGKVLLMGVDCATGKIIWQTPNPKNWQMSHASITPMEWQGKKMYVYAAIGGIIGVSAEKGEEGKILWQTDEWKFQVVAPSPVPLENGRFMVTAGYGAGSALFRLTQEAGSMGAILERRLEKTEFACEQHTPIYYQGFLYSILPADAGGFRKQAVCMAPDGTVQWKSGSTERFGLGPFMIADGKLLLLEDNGLLTMIEASPKGYVKLAQAKVLEGKEAWAPMALAGGRLLVRDYSQMRCLDLRGIDSFKTNNTPHLSPLPQGERKQTIIAPTGIPSPLLVRRSLGAGGEGEGQGEGIQWIKPSLSNLTALAVDRADRIIAGSMTAMEILDPKGTSLARIALNEPVRCLATSAQGDIFAGLNDHVEVFDSKGVRKAVWKSPAPNAMLTSIAASLSHVFVADCANRMVWRFTLAGEPAGRIGQKDQAQRKEGFVVPSAFFDLAVAADESLWVVNPGLHRLEHFTAEGQFIEAWGNYSMEASGFCGCCNPSNMALTPAGEFITSEKHIVRVKQYDAKGRLKDVISGQEDWPENAVGLDLAVDSTGRILVLDPTADVIRVYIKK; encoded by the coding sequence ATGGGAAACAGGGCTAAGGAATTTTTTCCCGTACTCGCGATCGTGGTCGCGGGGGTCGCCGTTTCCGCCATGCTGCTTGCCTGGTGGCGAGGCAGTACTGGTGATGCCGCCTTGCTGTCGCGACGATTGCCCCTTCCGGGCGAACTCCCCTCCGCCGCCACAGCCACCATACCGGGCGAGACGGTCAACATCGGCGAAAAGTTTGCCACCTTCCCGGGGATTCCCGCCCTCGCCGCAGGCGCCTGGCCCGGCTTTCGCGGTTCCAATCACGACAACATTGCCCCCGTTCAGGAGACGTTGGCCAATACCTGGCCGCCGGGAGGACCACCCGTTTTGTGGACCGTTGACCTGGGAGAGGGCTACGCCGGACCAGCCATTCTGAATGGCCGCGCCTACCTCCTGGATTATGACGCCAGCGAAAATGCCGATTCACTCCGCTGCTTTTCCATGGACGATGGCCGTGAAATCTGGCGACGCTGGTATAAGGTCCACATCAAGCGCAACCACGGCATCTCCCGCACCGTTCCCGCCGTTTCAGATGAAGTCGTCGTGACCATTGGCCCGCGTTGTCACGTCATGTGTGTCGACGCCAAAACAGGAGCGTTCCGCTGGGGGATCGATCTCGAAAAGGATTGGGGCACCACGACCCCCATGTGGTACACGGGTCAATGCCCGCTCCTGACGGATAACCAGGCCATCATCGCGGTCGGAGGTAAAGTCCTATTGATGGGCGTCGATTGCGCCACGGGCAAAATCATCTGGCAGACCCCCAATCCGAAAAACTGGCAGATGTCGCATGCGTCCATTACGCCAATGGAATGGCAGGGAAAGAAAATGTATGTGTACGCGGCGATCGGGGGGATCATCGGGGTGTCCGCCGAGAAGGGCGAGGAAGGAAAAATCCTCTGGCAAACTGACGAATGGAAATTTCAAGTCGTAGCCCCTAGTCCGGTGCCTCTGGAGAACGGTCGCTTTATGGTCACCGCCGGTTACGGGGCCGGTAGCGCCCTGTTCCGGCTGACCCAGGAGGCCGGGTCAATGGGAGCCATCCTGGAACGTCGGCTTGAGAAAACAGAGTTTGCCTGCGAGCAGCACACCCCCATCTATTACCAGGGCTTCCTATATTCGATCCTCCCGGCCGATGCCGGCGGGTTCCGGAAACAGGCCGTCTGCATGGCTCCCGACGGAACGGTCCAGTGGAAAAGCGGCTCCACAGAACGGTTCGGCCTGGGCCCGTTCATGATCGCGGACGGGAAACTGCTGCTGCTTGAGGATAACGGTCTGTTGACCATGATCGAGGCCTCGCCAAAAGGATATGTCAAACTCGCACAGGCCAAAGTTCTGGAGGGAAAGGAAGCCTGGGCACCCATGGCTCTGGCGGGGGGACGTCTGCTGGTCAGGGACTATAGCCAGATGAGGTGTTTGGATCTGCGGGGGATAGATTCTTTCAAGACGAACAATACCCCTCACCTCAGTCCTCTCCCCCAAGGGGAGAGGAAGCAGACCATCATTGCTCCAACAGGAATTCCCTCTCCCCTTCTTGTCCGCCGTAGCCTTGGCGCAGGAGGAGAGGGAGAGGGTCAGGGTGAGGGGATTCAATGGATCAAGCCGTCCCTCTCCAATCTCACCGCTCTGGCCGTGGATCGCGCTGACCGGATCATCGCCGGCTCCATGACGGCCATGGAAATCCTGGACCCCAAAGGAACGTCTCTGGCCCGCATCGCGCTCAATGAACCCGTCCGCTGCCTGGCGACCTCGGCCCAGGGCGATATCTTTGCCGGCCTCAATGATCATGTGGAAGTCTTTGATTCGAAGGGTGTTCGCAAAGCCGTCTGGAAAAGTCCCGCCCCTAACGCCATGCTCACCTCGATCGCCGCCTCATTGTCTCATGTTTTTGTCGCCGACTGCGCCAATCGGATGGTCTGGCGCTTCACGCTGGCCGGCGAACCCGCCGGGCGGATCGGGCAGAAGGATCAAGCTCAGCGCAAGGAAGGCTTCGTGGTTCCCAGCGCCTTCTTCGATCTGGCGGTGGCGGCCGATGAGTCGCTCTGGGTGGTCAACCCCGGCTTGCACCGGCTGGAGCATTTCACCGCCGAAGGCCAATTCATTGAGGCCTGGGGAAATTATTCGATGGAGGCCTCCGGCTTTTGCGGCTGCTGCAACCCCTCCAATATGGCACTGACCCCTGCGGGCGAATTCATTACCAGCGAAAAACATATTGTCAGGGTCAAGCAATATGACGCCAAGGGACGATTGAAAGACGTGATTTCAGGCCAGGAAGATTGGCCTGAGAACGCCGTGGGCCTCGATCTTGCAGTAGACAGCACCGGACGAATTCTCGTGCTCGACCCCACCGCAGATGTAATAAGAGTGTACATAAAGAAATGA
- a CDS encoding PQQ-binding-like beta-propeller repeat protein, producing MKPIFVLAGLILGGVLANHGLAADQKDWPQFRGADQDGISKDTQWNPQAVSSGGKIAWKTNVGAGYASVAVSGDRVFTVGNKDNQDTVYALNLKDGTLLWKYSYPCPGGGYPGPRATPATDGKRVYTLGREGQLFCLNADTGAVQWQKNLLTEFKSNNLKWGLSASPVIKGNLLLLNACEYGIALNRMTGEKIWASPAGTGGYAAPVVYTSGKTECLAVFGAKAIYGVELNSGKKLWSSDWETSYDVNAADPIPLNGKLFISSGYGKGASVLDVTGPQPRAVWTSKIMRNHFSSCVLINGFLYGIDGNTGNGSLKCIDFATGTEKWAHNLGFGSLTAAGDRLVVLNEKGELFVVKASPTAFEQIASAGKILEKTCWTAPVLCRGLIFCRNDKGDLVVLDVSK from the coding sequence ATGAAACCAATTTTTGTACTCGCGGGTTTGATCTTGGGCGGCGTGCTGGCCAACCATGGGCTGGCGGCAGACCAGAAGGATTGGCCGCAGTTCCGGGGCGCCGATCAGGACGGGATCTCAAAAGACACCCAATGGAATCCACAAGCCGTATCCAGTGGTGGCAAAATCGCCTGGAAAACCAATGTCGGTGCCGGATATGCCAGCGTGGCTGTATCGGGCGACAGGGTGTTTACGGTGGGCAACAAAGATAATCAGGACACAGTCTATGCCCTGAACCTCAAAGACGGCACCCTCCTCTGGAAATACTCCTATCCCTGCCCCGGCGGTGGCTATCCAGGGCCAAGAGCCACACCCGCCACTGATGGAAAACGGGTTTATACCTTAGGCCGGGAAGGCCAGCTGTTCTGCCTGAACGCGGACACCGGCGCGGTTCAATGGCAGAAAAACCTGCTCACGGAATTTAAGTCCAACAACCTTAAGTGGGGGCTTTCCGCGTCCCCCGTGATCAAGGGCAACCTGCTCCTGCTCAATGCCTGTGAATACGGGATCGCGTTGAATCGCATGACTGGCGAGAAAATCTGGGCCAGTCCGGCAGGAACCGGGGGCTATGCGGCCCCCGTCGTGTACACCTCCGGCAAAACGGAATGCCTGGCCGTGTTTGGGGCAAAAGCCATCTACGGCGTAGAGCTGAATAGCGGTAAAAAACTCTGGTCCAGCGACTGGGAAACCAGTTATGACGTGAATGCGGCGGATCCCATTCCCCTCAATGGCAAACTCTTCATCTCATCAGGTTATGGTAAAGGCGCCAGCGTACTGGATGTAACGGGACCCCAACCGCGGGCCGTCTGGACCAGCAAAATCATGCGTAATCATTTCAGCAGTTGCGTCCTCATTAATGGATTCCTCTACGGAATCGACGGCAATACCGGGAATGGCTCCCTGAAGTGCATTGATTTTGCCACCGGCACCGAAAAATGGGCCCATAACCTCGGCTTTGGCTCTCTGACCGCGGCAGGGGACCGGTTAGTGGTTCTCAACGAAAAAGGCGAGCTGTTCGTCGTCAAGGCCTCCCCCACCGCCTTTGAACAGATTGCGTCAGCAGGCAAGATTCTGGAGAAAACCTGCTGGACCGCGCCGGTCCTCTGTCGCGGCCTGATCTTCTGCCGCAATGATAAAGGGGATCTCGTCGTGCTGGATGTGAGCAAATAG
- a CDS encoding TonB-dependent receptor: MKLKKTAMATWVTGVLVGLGFLEMTSDVFAQTTEVQTVVVTARKWTEPLQAVPGAVTVQSADDMKSAGVKDLRDAARYVPNLTMGDFSVRRLTFPYLRGIGSGRNSAAVTTIIDGVPQLSYATANQEFLDVERIEFLRGPQGALYGRNTLGGAINVVPRLPGREPVTSVSLAGGDAGFFDTRVSTEGPVGPHKAAGSLSAGYSTRDGYTKNDVTGNQLDSRESFFGRAQVLWPDEGPWSYRLSVSGEADRDGDYALGDLASLRARPYHVAHDYEGGSERDLSQPVFTATRRGAEVDLTSITAFQWWRSHDQTDLDATPADLIRRDNAENQEAWIEDLRLTSAEAAPVKLGDLVTLRWLLGTMAYHSTYQQRAFNDYRPGAVAMLGLPLAYQQHDDADLNDAGINLYGQGVFTVDERLELGLGLRDDYEHRSADLRQYANPAFMPESARSDEQDFNQVSPRASLGYRLTPDMLPYVQASKGYKAGGFNTMAIPGHTEFNEETSLTYEAGLKTAWLKNRVVVNAAVFRTDWDDLQLDVPAGAPGVFFIDNAGKAQSEGGELELSVRPVSGLALFGGVGFLTSEFRPDSRSGGTDVSGNELPFAPHLTWHAGTEYSQILYARYTGFIRLEGVGTGSYYYDASNAEAQDNYVLVNTRVGVGTRLWRVETWVNNLFDQDYVPIAFPYQLAPSGYVGENGAPRTVGVSLSRVL; encoded by the coding sequence ATGAAACTGAAAAAAACAGCGATGGCGACTTGGGTGACGGGTGTACTGGTCGGGTTGGGATTTTTAGAGATGACTTCTGATGTCTTCGCCCAGACCACCGAGGTCCAAACCGTCGTGGTCACGGCACGCAAATGGACCGAGCCGCTTCAGGCGGTCCCCGGGGCCGTTACCGTTCAGTCTGCCGATGACATGAAGTCGGCCGGGGTGAAGGATCTACGTGATGCCGCCCGCTATGTTCCCAATCTGACGATGGGTGATTTTTCGGTCCGGCGCCTGACCTTCCCTTATTTGCGGGGAATTGGATCGGGGCGGAACTCGGCCGCGGTGACCACAATCATTGACGGGGTTCCCCAGTTATCCTATGCCACGGCCAATCAGGAGTTCCTGGATGTGGAGCGGATCGAATTCCTGCGGGGCCCGCAGGGCGCTCTCTATGGGCGGAATACGCTGGGCGGCGCGATCAATGTGGTGCCCCGCCTGCCCGGTCGCGAGCCGGTGACCTCCGTGAGTCTGGCGGGGGGCGATGCCGGTTTTTTTGATACTCGCGTTTCAACGGAGGGGCCGGTCGGGCCGCATAAAGCCGCCGGTAGCCTGAGTGCTGGCTATTCCACGCGTGACGGGTATACCAAAAATGATGTCACCGGGAACCAGTTGGACAGTCGGGAGTCTTTTTTCGGGCGTGCCCAGGTGTTGTGGCCGGATGAAGGGCCGTGGAGTTATCGGCTCAGCGTCAGCGGGGAAGCCGATCGCGATGGGGATTATGCGCTGGGCGATCTGGCCTCATTGCGGGCCCGGCCTTACCATGTGGCTCATGACTATGAGGGCGGCTCCGAACGGGATTTGTCCCAGCCGGTGTTTACGGCCACGCGCCGGGGCGCGGAAGTGGATCTCACATCCATCACCGCCTTCCAATGGTGGCGCTCACATGATCAGACCGACCTGGATGCGACGCCGGCGGATCTCATCCGGCGTGACAATGCAGAAAATCAGGAGGCGTGGATTGAAGACCTTCGCCTGACCTCCGCCGAAGCGGCGCCGGTTAAGCTGGGCGACCTGGTGACCCTGCGCTGGCTGCTGGGCACCATGGCCTATCATTCTACGTATCAGCAGCGTGCCTTCAATGATTACCGGCCAGGTGCGGTGGCGATGCTCGGGTTGCCGCTGGCCTATCAACAGCATGACGATGCGGACCTGAATGACGCCGGAATCAATCTCTACGGGCAGGGGGTATTCACGGTGGATGAGCGGCTCGAGCTGGGGCTGGGGCTCCGTGATGACTACGAGCACCGCTCGGCCGATTTGCGGCAATATGCCAACCCGGCCTTCATGCCGGAGTCCGCCCGGAGTGACGAACAGGACTTCAATCAGGTCAGTCCGCGCGCGTCGCTCGGGTATCGCCTGACCCCGGATATGCTGCCGTATGTACAGGCCTCCAAAGGCTATAAGGCCGGCGGCTTCAATACCATGGCCATCCCCGGCCATACTGAATTTAATGAAGAAACCAGTTTGACCTATGAGGCCGGCCTGAAGACGGCCTGGCTCAAGAATCGGGTGGTGGTCAATGCCGCGGTATTCAGGACCGATTGGGATGACCTGCAGTTGGATGTCCCGGCAGGCGCGCCGGGCGTGTTCTTCATTGATAACGCCGGGAAAGCCCAGAGCGAGGGAGGGGAGCTGGAATTGAGCGTCAGGCCGGTGTCAGGCCTGGCCCTGTTCGGCGGGGTTGGCTTCTTGACGTCCGAGTTCCGCCCGGACAGCCGGTCCGGAGGAACGGATGTCAGTGGGAACGAATTACCCTTTGCCCCGCACCTCACCTGGCATGCCGGCACCGAGTATTCACAAATTCTGTATGCCCGGTACACCGGCTTTATCCGGTTGGAAGGGGTGGGAACAGGATCGTACTACTATGATGCCAGCAATGCGGAAGCGCAGGACAACTACGTGCTCGTCAACACCCGTGTGGGGGTGGGGACCCGCCTGTGGCGGGTGGAGACCTGGGTCAACAATCTCTTCGATCAGGACTACGTGCCCATCGCTTTTCCTTATCAGTTAGCCCCCTCTGGTTATGTGGGTGAAAATGGGGCGCCCCGCACGGTCGGGGTATCCCTCAGCCGGGTGTTATGA
- a CDS encoding low molecular weight phosphatase family protein, whose translation MSDIVLFICTGNYYRSRFSELLFNTLAPQYGVNTRAVSRGLITELISVEMGSMSPHAVKGLKARKVALDAVLRRPIQLQESDLVEAAVVIAIDEWEHRPMISQRFPHWVDRVRYWQVADIQDLDPEVALFALETRVRALLGELKHE comes from the coding sequence ATGTCTGACATCGTATTGTTTATTTGTACCGGCAACTATTACCGGAGCCGGTTTTCAGAGCTTCTTTTCAATACGCTTGCGCCGCAATACGGGGTGAACACCCGCGCGGTGTCACGGGGCCTGATTACGGAGTTGATTTCAGTTGAGATGGGCAGTATGTCGCCTCATGCGGTGAAAGGGTTGAAGGCCCGCAAGGTCGCTTTGGACGCCGTTCTGCGCCGGCCGATCCAGCTTCAGGAGTCGGATCTGGTGGAGGCCGCCGTCGTGATTGCCATTGATGAATGGGAGCACCGGCCCATGATCAGTCAGCGCTTTCCCCATTGGGTGGATCGGGTCCGGTATTGGCAGGTCGCGGATATTCAGGACCTCGATCCCGAGGTGGCCCTGTTTGCATTGGAAACCCGTGTCCGGGCTTTGCTGGGAGAGTTAAAACATGAATAA
- a CDS encoding addiction module protein, which produces MSITAEKVMTEAMGLPPVLRAFVAEKLIESLDASDAPALSAKWKKEVRRRCAELDRGTVELHDADAVFARAYAALA; this is translated from the coding sequence ATGAGTATTACAGCGGAAAAAGTCATGACGGAAGCGATGGGGCTTCCCCCTGTGTTACGGGCATTTGTTGCCGAGAAACTGATCGAGAGCCTTGATGCCTCCGATGCCCCCGCATTGTCGGCCAAATGGAAAAAGGAAGTTCGGCGGCGGTGCGCCGAATTGGATCGTGGCACAGTTGAACTTCATGATGCGGATGCCGTTTTTGCCAGGGCATACGCCGCGCTTGCATGA
- a CDS encoding BrnT family toxin translates to MRFEQATHVFRDPRAITVFDEEHSKTEDRWVTIGLSASGGVLVVHHTYQESCESNACIRIISSRKAVRREISQYMEK, encoded by the coding sequence GTGCGATTCGAGCAAGCGACGCATGTTTTCCGTGACCCAAGGGCCATCACGGTGTTTGATGAAGAACACAGCAAAACTGAAGATCGCTGGGTGACGATTGGCCTTTCGGCCAGCGGTGGAGTTTTGGTGGTGCACCACACGTACCAGGAAAGCTGCGAATCAAATGCCTGCATCAGGATTATTTCGTCTCGAAAGGCCGTCAGGCGTGAAATCAGTCAGTACATGGAGAAATGA
- a CDS encoding prenyltransferase/squalene oxidase repeat-containing protein, with translation MAPRQANPTYGTAHVVRALSRLTPGRLPERGVLVGRGTAWLLNSQNEDGGWGGAAGAPSTVEETALAIAALNIDDGDEAVRRGAAWLLRRTHQGTRFDSAPIGLYFAQLWYSERLYPVIFTLQALAAVLNLKSRILDGDAYCLSEGQVRHCEILNPTPASSV, from the coding sequence ATGGCTCCGCGTCAGGCCAATCCTACCTACGGCACGGCCCATGTGGTTCGGGCGTTGAGCCGCCTGACCCCGGGCCGACTTCCGGAACGCGGCGTTCTGGTCGGGCGAGGGACGGCTTGGCTCCTGAATTCCCAGAATGAAGACGGGGGCTGGGGCGGTGCCGCCGGGGCCCCATCGACGGTGGAGGAGACCGCTCTTGCGATCGCTGCGCTGAATATCGATGACGGGGATGAAGCGGTCCGGCGCGGAGCTGCATGGCTGTTGAGGCGAACCCATCAGGGGACCCGGTTTGACTCAGCGCCCATAGGACTTTACTTTGCTCAGCTTTGGTATTCAGAGCGACTTTACCCGGTCATTTTCACCCTGCAGGCGCTGGCCGCAGTATTGAATTTAAAGTCCCGGATTTTGGATGGTGACGCATATTGCCTGTCAGAAGGGCAAGTGCGTCATTGCGAAATCTTGAATCCAACCCCCGCTTCGTCCGTTTGA
- a CDS encoding type II toxin-antitoxin system RelB/DinJ family antitoxin gives MKTAVIHARIEPQIKRQAEGVLHNLGISPTEAIRIFYRQIMLRHGLPFAVAVPNECTADTLEKSRRGEDVQEFESLDAMFESWKK, from the coding sequence ATGAAAACAGCAGTCATCCATGCGAGAATCGAACCGCAGATCAAACGGCAGGCAGAAGGTGTCTTGCATAATCTCGGGATCAGCCCGACAGAGGCGATACGGATTTTTTATCGGCAGATCATGCTCAGACATGGGCTCCCATTCGCTGTGGCCGTCCCCAACGAATGCACTGCGGACACCCTTGAAAAGAGCCGCCGGGGCGAAGATGTTCAGGAGTTTGAGTCATTGGATGCCATGTTTGAGAGCTGGAAGAAATGA
- a CDS encoding DUF4886 domain-containing protein: MKILFIGNSHTFNHGVPFQVRELIRQNNPDVDTAMYATGGMTIGGHSKQQDIQMAIQYHDWDYIVLQQKTHPFDGYNVLLDDCKSLLPYIQKTRAEVLLFMTWAEKRMPSNQVTLDSAFMQVAQAIKATPVPVSRAWHRILRSEPSINLYDIDGEHTSPSGSYLASCVFYSVIQKRSPVGLPNRICVNGDELVNINQQHCEKIQKAAWLALQENVA; the protein is encoded by the coding sequence ATGAAAATTTTGTTTATTGGTAATAGTCACACATTCAACCATGGGGTGCCTTTTCAAGTGCGCGAACTTATTCGCCAAAATAATCCCGATGTTGACACCGCCATGTATGCTACGGGGGGGATGACAATCGGCGGGCACTCAAAACAACAGGATATTCAAATGGCGATCCAATACCATGACTGGGACTACATTGTTCTGCAGCAGAAAACGCACCCATTTGATGGATACAATGTCTTGCTTGACGACTGCAAGTCTTTGCTACCTTATATTCAAAAAACGCGTGCCGAAGTGCTTTTGTTTATGACCTGGGCAGAAAAAAGGATGCCATCAAATCAAGTCACACTCGACAGTGCGTTTATGCAGGTAGCGCAGGCCATCAAAGCTACCCCCGTTCCTGTTTCAAGAGCATGGCATAGAATCCTGCGCTCAGAACCTAGTATTAATTTATACGATATTGATGGCGAACATACAAGTCCTAGTGGCAGTTACTTGGCTTCCTGTGTATTTTATTCTGTCATTCAGAAGCGTTCGCCAGTTGGCCTTCCGAATAGAATTTGTGTCAACGGCGATGAATTGGTCAACATTAATCAACAGCATTGCGAAAAAATTCAAAAGGCAGCTTGGTTGGCTTTACAAGAAAATGTGGCCTAA
- a CDS encoding type II toxin-antitoxin system RelE/ParE family toxin — MKALKFHPDAESEMLAAAAYYEEQQPDLGRRFLASVQDAINRILLNPHLYPTVDLDVRRCLTKTFPFGVLFRNQPRRIVIMAVMHQPRDPDYWKTR; from the coding sequence ATGAAGGCCTTAAAGTTCCATCCCGACGCCGAATCCGAAATGCTCGCGGCGGCGGCCTATTACGAGGAACAACAGCCTGATCTAGGAAGAAGGTTTCTGGCGTCGGTACAGGATGCCATCAATCGCATTCTTTTGAATCCACACCTGTACCCGACCGTCGATCTTGATGTACGTCGGTGCCTCACAAAAACTTTCCCCTTTGGCGTATTGTTCCGGAATCAACCGAGACGAATTGTCATCATGGCAGTCATGCATCAGCCCCGCGATCCTGACTACTGGAAAACCAGATGA